In a single window of the Rhizobium tropici CIAT 899 genome:
- a CDS encoding MFS transporter produces MSRSSPNDHQQARALIPLGFLNFFMADVQAGIGPFLGVFLVAHGWQSGSIGSVMTIGGIAGMVMMAPAGAFIDETTHKRTCVIVLGICTVLASMIILVSQLFWVVALSQVATAIAGAAIGPALNGITLGIVRQAGFNRQNGYNQAFNHAGNLIGAGLSGWLGWMFGLTAVFWLSAVFGVLTIISVLMIPSDAIDDDEARGATLAAVGPIEETEPPRHRKPSGFRVLAESKPLLILAGALALFHLGNGAMLPLFGLAVVSAGQADPAGFVALTVVVAQGIMIITSLIAMHMAERRGQWLVLLVSFASLPIRGFVAAHLITSWGVYPVQVLDGIGAGLQSVAVPTLVARILNGTGRINVGQGVVMTMQGVGASLSPAIGGWLAQEIGYSLMFMILGSFALGSIALWVGFHGVLRVAASAPGRPQGVVFSGD; encoded by the coding sequence TTGTCACGCTCATCCCCCAACGACCACCAGCAAGCCCGAGCTCTCATCCCACTTGGATTTCTGAATTTCTTCATGGCCGATGTTCAGGCGGGCATCGGCCCGTTCCTCGGCGTTTTCCTCGTTGCTCATGGCTGGCAAAGCGGCTCGATCGGCTCCGTCATGACGATCGGCGGAATTGCGGGGATGGTGATGATGGCCCCTGCCGGAGCTTTCATCGATGAGACCACGCATAAGCGCACATGCGTGATCGTGCTTGGCATCTGCACTGTCCTCGCCTCGATGATCATATTGGTGTCGCAGCTCTTCTGGGTCGTGGCGCTGTCGCAGGTTGCGACCGCTATTGCCGGCGCCGCGATCGGGCCAGCGCTTAATGGCATTACTCTCGGCATTGTCCGGCAGGCGGGCTTCAATCGGCAGAATGGTTACAATCAGGCATTCAATCATGCCGGCAACCTGATCGGCGCCGGGCTGTCGGGATGGCTCGGCTGGATGTTCGGGCTTACTGCCGTGTTCTGGCTGTCAGCCGTCTTCGGCGTGCTGACTATCATTTCCGTGTTGATGATCCCATCCGATGCGATCGACGATGATGAAGCGCGTGGCGCGACCCTTGCTGCCGTTGGTCCGATAGAGGAAACGGAGCCTCCCAGACACCGAAAACCGAGCGGCTTCAGGGTGCTCGCAGAATCGAAGCCGCTGCTGATCCTGGCTGGCGCGCTTGCATTGTTTCATCTTGGCAACGGCGCGATGTTGCCATTGTTCGGGCTGGCTGTCGTCTCCGCCGGTCAGGCCGATCCCGCGGGCTTCGTCGCGCTGACGGTGGTGGTGGCGCAGGGCATCATGATCATCACTTCTCTGATCGCGATGCATATGGCGGAAAGAAGAGGGCAATGGCTCGTGCTGCTGGTTTCGTTCGCCTCCTTGCCGATCCGCGGCTTCGTGGCGGCGCATCTGATTACGTCCTGGGGTGTCTATCCCGTTCAGGTTCTCGATGGTATCGGCGCGGGCTTGCAAAGCGTTGCCGTGCCGACGCTCGTCGCCCGCATCCTGAACGGAACCGGCCGTATCAATGTCGGCCAGGGTGTCGTTATGACCATGCAAGGGGTCGGCGCATCCCTGAGCCCGGCGATCGGCGGCTGGCTGGCGCAGGAGATCGGTTACAGTCTGATGTTCATGATCCTCGGCAGCTTTGCGCTCGGGTCGATTGCGCTTTGGGTAGGGTTTCATGGGGTGCTGCGCGTGGCCGCTTCCGCGCCGGGGCGACCTCAGGGCGTCGTGTTCTCAGGCGATTGA
- a CDS encoding IMPACT family protein, translated as MFELVSIATANQEIKRSRFVATAAPIADTEAAKAFVAQRSVTDANHNCWAWRIGQNYRFSDDGEPSGTAGKPILQAIDGFELDMVAVVVTRWFGGTLLGAGGLIRAYGGTAAQCLQGMEKREILPTIAATIDVQFSHLALVKAKLHTEAGVQVLEERFTESGALLSVTIAASLAEQVFDTIRDLTSGRATVKLD; from the coding sequence ATGTTTGAGCTTGTTTCGATCGCCACCGCCAATCAGGAAATCAAGCGAAGCCGGTTCGTTGCGACGGCAGCTCCGATCGCCGATACCGAGGCAGCAAAGGCGTTTGTCGCGCAGCGCTCTGTCACAGATGCCAATCACAATTGCTGGGCCTGGCGTATCGGACAGAACTATCGCTTCAGCGATGATGGCGAGCCGAGCGGCACGGCCGGCAAGCCGATCCTCCAGGCCATCGATGGCTTCGAATTGGATATGGTCGCCGTCGTCGTGACACGCTGGTTCGGCGGCACTCTTTTGGGTGCAGGCGGACTGATCCGCGCCTATGGCGGCACTGCCGCGCAATGTCTGCAAGGCATGGAGAAAAGAGAAATACTTCCAACCATCGCAGCAACGATCGATGTGCAGTTTTCGCACCTCGCTCTCGTAAAAGCGAAACTTCATACCGAGGCCGGCGTGCAGGTTCTGGAAGAGCGTTTCACCGAATCCGGAGCTCTGCTCAGCGTGACCATAGCCGCGTCGCTCGCCGAACAGGTTTTTGACACTATTCGGGATCTCACGAGCGGCCGCGCCACGGTAAAACTCGATTGA
- a CDS encoding carboxy terminal-processing peptidase: protein MRTKYGFFCLFLAFASSAYALEAGSPPVLTPLPQQAQAAHLTAQFLQRFHYKPVPLDDVLSARIMNRFIKSLDPDRVIFLQSDIDKFMAGSTKIDDAINQEDLNIPFSIFNVYEQRVVDRMTYARSLLNQKLDFTAKEDYALARDKEPWPQTEAESDDLWRKRVKNDWLRLKLAGKDDAAIRDTLDKRYENSLERAYKYKNDDVFQTFMDAYTTSVDPHTDYFGATASAEFDISMKLSLVGIGAVLQERDDYTTIRELVAGGPAQLSGKLAVGDRIIGVGQGENGPIKEVVGTRLDEIVQMIRGAKGSVVRLDILPSDAGPDGKHHVISLVRDKISLDKQAAKQTILSVKDGNTTRRIGVITLPAFYEDFEARRKGDKDYRSASRDVAKLLGELKQEKVDGVLIDLRNNGGGSLSEAIDLTGLFVGKGPVVQQRDAGGEVEVESDDLATPAWTGPVGVLINRGSASASEIFAAAIQDYGRGVIIGEPSFGKGTVQTVVNLDQVAHNQKPKFGELKLTVAQFFRVNGGTTQLRGVTPDISLPGISDLKAFGESSYDNALPWTQVKPANYKPWGDLQALLPQLQSRHDARVKDDPEYKRFMEDVTTLKEQRDKKVISLNEAERRNELTAQANRIKARGQANDGIDTGEDDGLQANERSLSADIAIEKARKNAKDILQNEAASIVADEADLQAGMSRAAAK from the coding sequence ATGCGTACGAAATATGGTTTCTTCTGCCTGTTCCTGGCATTTGCGTCATCGGCATATGCTCTGGAAGCCGGTTCACCGCCAGTTTTGACACCGCTGCCACAGCAGGCACAGGCCGCTCATTTGACGGCGCAATTTCTGCAGCGCTTCCACTACAAGCCCGTTCCGCTCGACGACGTCCTGTCTGCCAGGATCATGAATCGCTTCATCAAGTCCCTCGATCCGGATCGTGTCATCTTCCTGCAAAGCGATATCGACAAGTTCATGGCGGGCAGCACCAAGATCGATGACGCCATCAATCAGGAAGACCTGAATATCCCGTTTTCCATCTTCAACGTCTACGAGCAGCGCGTCGTCGATCGCATGACCTATGCGCGCAGCCTGCTCAACCAGAAGCTGGACTTTACCGCCAAGGAAGACTACGCGCTTGCGCGTGACAAGGAGCCTTGGCCACAAACCGAAGCTGAAAGCGATGATCTCTGGCGCAAACGCGTCAAGAACGACTGGCTGCGCCTGAAGCTTGCCGGCAAGGATGATGCCGCCATTCGCGATACGCTGGACAAGCGTTACGAAAACTCGCTGGAGCGCGCCTATAAATACAAGAACGACGATGTCTTTCAGACGTTCATGGACGCCTATACGACGTCAGTCGATCCGCACACCGACTATTTCGGCGCGACCGCCTCGGCGGAATTCGATATTTCGATGAAACTTTCCCTGGTCGGTATCGGCGCGGTGCTGCAGGAAAGGGACGACTATACGACGATCCGCGAACTGGTTGCCGGCGGCCCGGCGCAATTGTCCGGCAAGCTTGCGGTCGGTGACCGCATCATCGGTGTCGGTCAAGGCGAGAACGGCCCGATCAAGGAAGTCGTCGGCACGCGGCTCGATGAAATCGTGCAGATGATACGCGGCGCTAAGGGTTCGGTCGTGCGCCTCGACATTTTGCCTTCTGATGCCGGGCCGGACGGCAAGCATCACGTCATCAGTCTCGTCCGTGACAAGATCAGCCTCGACAAACAGGCCGCCAAGCAGACGATCCTGTCCGTGAAGGACGGCAACACGACGCGCAGGATCGGCGTGATCACTCTGCCGGCTTTCTATGAGGATTTCGAAGCCCGGCGCAAGGGCGACAAGGATTACCGCAGCGCCAGCCGCGATGTCGCCAAGCTTCTCGGCGAGTTGAAGCAGGAGAAGGTCGACGGCGTCCTGATCGACCTGCGCAATAATGGCGGCGGCTCGCTGTCGGAAGCGATCGACCTGACGGGGCTCTTCGTCGGCAAGGGTCCTGTCGTCCAGCAGCGCGATGCGGGCGGCGAGGTGGAGGTCGAGAGCGATGATCTTGCCACTCCGGCCTGGACCGGCCCGGTCGGCGTGCTGATCAATCGCGGCTCGGCATCGGCCTCCGAGATCTTCGCCGCAGCGATCCAGGATTACGGTCGCGGCGTGATCATCGGCGAACCGAGCTTCGGCAAGGGCACGGTGCAAACCGTTGTTAATCTCGATCAGGTGGCCCACAATCAGAAACCGAAATTCGGCGAGCTGAAACTGACCGTCGCTCAATTCTTCCGCGTCAACGGCGGTACGACGCAGTTGCGCGGCGTGACGCCGGATATCAGCCTGCCCGGAATTTCGGACCTCAAAGCCTTCGGCGAATCCAGCTACGACAACGCGCTGCCTTGGACGCAGGTGAAGCCTGCGAACTACAAGCCCTGGGGTGACCTCCAGGCGCTGCTGCCGCAGCTGCAAAGCCGTCATGACGCGCGAGTGAAGGATGATCCGGAATATAAGCGCTTCATGGAAGACGTCACCACGCTGAAAGAGCAGCGCGACAAGAAGGTCATCTCCCTCAACGAAGCCGAACGCCGCAACGAGCTGACCGCCCAGGCAAACCGCATCAAGGCGCGCGGGCAGGCGAATGATGGCATCGATACCGGCGAGGATGATGGCCTGCAGGCCAATGAGCGCAGCTTGAGCGCCGATATCGCCATCGAGAAGGCCCGCAAGAACGCAAAGGATATCCTGCAGAACGAGGCGGCCTCCATCGTTGCCGATGAGGCTGACCTCCAGGCCGGCATGTCCAGGGCCGCGGCAAAGTAG
- a CDS encoding porin, producing MNIKSLLLGSAAALAAVSGAHAADAIVAAEPEPLEYVRICDAYGAGYFFIPGTETCLKIGGKVRTEGKWYDAYSPDSHNGTLWHTRAELQLQTATDTEYGPLKTNTELRWDWNDGGATATNLLHASISLGGFTVGKEDSQFNVFTGYAGDVINDDVIGDGPYELNQITYNYDAGNGFTAVISVEDSNSGKGATGANGEDSTNHYLPDVVAGVGYKAGAWGFKIVGGYDSIVEEGAIKARVDADFGVFDAFLMGGWNTDGDKLNKYANGDSIGQSWGDWAVWGGVGVPVNEKLKWNLQLAYTDNKTFSATTNVKWKPVKNLLIEPEVTYTNWDSINQDQWAGVLRFERSF from the coding sequence ATGAATATCAAGAGCCTTCTTCTCGGCTCCGCTGCTGCGCTGGCAGCAGTATCCGGTGCCCACGCGGCTGACGCGATCGTCGCTGCTGAGCCCGAGCCGCTGGAATACGTTCGCATCTGCGACGCCTACGGTGCTGGCTACTTCTTCATTCCAGGCACGGAAACCTGCCTCAAGATCGGCGGTAAGGTTCGTACCGAAGGCAAGTGGTACGACGCCTACAGCCCAGACAGCCACAATGGCACTCTCTGGCACACTCGTGCTGAGCTGCAGCTGCAGACGGCAACCGACACCGAATACGGCCCGCTGAAGACCAACACCGAGCTGCGTTGGGACTGGAATGACGGCGGCGCAACGGCTACCAACCTGCTGCACGCCAGCATCAGCCTCGGCGGCTTCACCGTTGGTAAGGAAGACTCGCAGTTCAACGTCTTCACCGGCTATGCCGGCGACGTCATCAACGACGACGTGATCGGTGATGGCCCGTACGAACTGAACCAGATCACCTACAACTACGACGCCGGCAACGGTTTCACGGCTGTGATCTCGGTCGAAGACTCGAACTCCGGTAAGGGTGCAACTGGCGCAAACGGCGAAGACAGCACCAACCACTACCTGCCTGACGTTGTTGCCGGTGTTGGCTACAAGGCTGGCGCATGGGGCTTCAAGATCGTTGGCGGTTATGACTCGATCGTCGAAGAAGGCGCCATCAAGGCTCGCGTAGACGCTGACTTCGGCGTATTCGACGCCTTCTTGATGGGCGGCTGGAACACCGACGGCGACAAGCTCAACAAGTATGCCAATGGCGATTCGATCGGCCAGAGCTGGGGCGACTGGGCCGTCTGGGGCGGCGTTGGCGTTCCGGTCAACGAAAAGCTGAAGTGGAACCTCCAGCTCGCCTACACCGACAACAAGACCTTCTCGGCAACCACGAACGTCAAGTGGAAGCCGGTCAAGAACCTGCTCATCGAGCCGGAAGTCACCTACACCAACTGGGACTCCATCAATCAGGACCAGTGGGCTGGCGTTCTCCGCTTCGAGCGCAGCTTCTAA